From one Methanophagales archaeon genomic stretch:
- a CDS encoding glutamine synthetase, whose product MEKEEKTREEVFEVIKNQDVKFVGLWFTDILGRLKSVSITVSELETAFDEGVGFDGSSIKGFARIDESDMVAKPDPATFQIIPWRPKEDVVARMFCDIQNPDGSPYKGDPRYILKRSLERLEKEYGYTFYVGPELEYFYFKNGKNPEVLDEGGYFDLTTLDAGVDMRRETILMLEAMGIKVEFSHHEVSPSQHEIDLRYKDALTMADQVMTYRIAVKEIAQQHGCYATFMPKPIFGVNGSGMHVHQSLFKGDKNAFFDQNDEYHLSDVGKGYIAGLLKHAPEITSVTNQWINSYKRLVPGYEAPVYITWARRNRSTLVRVPMYKPNKEKATRVEFRSPDPACNPYLAFSVMLAAGLAGIKNKYELPPPTEKDVYRLSDEERAKEGIKTLPGSLIEAITLTEKSELVREALGNHIFNNFITSKKVEWDRYRVNVTEWELKEYLSVL is encoded by the coding sequence ATGGAAAAAGAGGAAAAGACGAGGGAAGAAGTATTTGAAGTGATAAAAAATCAAGATGTGAAATTTGTCGGACTCTGGTTCACCGATATTCTGGGAAGATTGAAGAGCGTTTCTATTACAGTTTCTGAATTAGAAACCGCCTTTGACGAGGGCGTGGGTTTTGACGGCTCCTCGATAAAAGGGTTTGCTAGAATTGACGAAAGCGACATGGTCGCAAAACCCGACCCTGCTACATTTCAGATTATTCCATGGAGACCAAAGGAGGATGTAGTTGCGAGGATGTTCTGCGATATTCAGAATCCTGACGGTAGTCCATACAAAGGCGACCCGAGGTATATATTGAAGAGGAGCCTGGAACGGCTGGAGAAAGAATATGGCTATACCTTTTATGTTGGTCCCGAGCTGGAATACTTTTATTTTAAGAATGGAAAAAATCCAGAGGTGCTGGATGAGGGTGGATACTTCGATTTAACGACATTGGATGCAGGAGTCGACATGCGAAGAGAAACAATCCTGATGTTGGAGGCTATGGGAATAAAAGTGGAATTCAGCCATCACGAAGTTTCTCCCTCTCAGCACGAGATAGACCTCAGATATAAGGATGCTCTGACGATGGCAGACCAGGTAATGACTTACCGAATTGCGGTAAAGGAGATAGCACAGCAACACGGATGTTATGCCACGTTCATGCCAAAGCCAATCTTCGGTGTGAATGGCTCGGGAATGCACGTGCATCAATCCTTATTTAAAGGTGATAAAAACGCTTTCTTTGATCAGAATGACGAATATCACCTGTCTGATGTAGGCAAAGGGTATATCGCAGGATTGCTTAAACACGCACCCGAAATAACATCTGTTACTAATCAATGGATAAATTCGTATAAACGGTTGGTCCCGGGATATGAAGCACCTGTATACATTACATGGGCGCGTCGCAACCGCTCTACACTCGTTCGAGTGCCAATGTATAAGCCTAATAAAGAGAAAGCGACACGTGTGGAATTCCGCAGTCCTGACCCTGCATGCAATCCTTACTTAGCGTTTTCTGTGATGCTCGCAGCAGGATTAGCCGGAATAAAGAACAAATATGAGTTGCCACCCCCTACGGAGAAGGATGTTTACCGGCTAAGTGATGAGGAAAGGGCGAAGGAAGGCATAAAAACGCTGCCCGGGAGTTTGATTGAGGCAATTACACTGACAGAGAAGAGCGAACTGGTGAGAGAAGCTTTGGGCAACCATATCTTCAACAACTTCATCACCTCCAAGAAGGTGGAGTGGGACAGGTATCGTGTGAACGTGACGGAATGGGAGTTGAAGGAGTATTTATCGGTGCTGTGA
- a CDS encoding Coenzyme F420 hydrogenase/dehydrogenase, beta subunit C-terminal domain, with protein sequence MANERNFPVCCYCGACAAFIPDFEKYKEEEVVFDKGCGGTVSKGFCFSFCPRSFAVCRLCEEECPRKDYGVCDFSPCASSPEGRILGHYKEIISARATEEGVRKVGQDGSLITAMLCEALRNGFIDAAVVAIRTEDWKAEPFVATTPEEVLLGIGPKYTACPSVLGVWEAIDRGYENIAMVGTGCNIEAVRRLQALHDPALELDRVKVLIGLFCTEAFWHRDLVIFLAERGIEIKEVERFYVTKGKFMVVTKDKEYGIPTKELDPCVRDTCRICEDFTSQLADVSAGSSGSPDGYTSLIIRTKAGEELVNVSKKAIETKKLDDAGIKKIKRFAFNKKMRNYGMILDQMGICSSCLTNPYSFTLQTIRGD encoded by the coding sequence ATGGCAAACGAAAGAAACTTCCCGGTATGCTGCTATTGTGGTGCGTGTGCGGCGTTCATACCGGATTTTGAGAAGTATAAAGAGGAAGAAGTGGTGTTTGACAAAGGCTGTGGCGGTACGGTGTCAAAAGGCTTTTGTTTCAGTTTCTGTCCTCGCTCATTTGCAGTTTGCCGTTTATGTGAGGAGGAGTGCCCGAGGAAGGATTATGGCGTATGTGATTTCAGCCCCTGTGCTTCCAGTCCCGAGGGACGAATTCTGGGACACTATAAAGAAATAATAAGTGCAAGAGCAACGGAGGAGGGTGTAAGAAAGGTGGGGCAGGATGGCAGTCTTATAACAGCAATGCTATGTGAAGCGTTAAGAAATGGATTTATAGATGCCGCCGTTGTCGCTATTCGGACAGAAGATTGGAAAGCCGAACCTTTCGTCGCCACCACCCCAGAAGAAGTTTTGCTCGGCATAGGTCCTAAATACACAGCCTGCCCTTCTGTGCTGGGCGTCTGGGAGGCGATAGACCGCGGCTATGAAAATATTGCAATGGTCGGCACGGGCTGTAATATAGAGGCAGTGAGAAGACTTCAAGCATTGCATGACCCTGCTCTGGAGTTGGACCGTGTGAAGGTCTTGATCGGGCTTTTTTGCACTGAGGCTTTCTGGCACCGTGATCTGGTTATCTTCCTCGCTGAACGGGGAATAGAGATCAAAGAGGTAGAGCGGTTTTATGTTACAAAGGGTAAATTTATGGTGGTTACAAAGGACAAAGAGTACGGTATTCCAACTAAAGAACTGGACCCTTGCGTACGGGATACATGCAGGATATGTGAAGATTTCACCTCACAGCTTGCGGATGTTTCCGCAGGTTCTTCGGGTTCGCCGGATGGATACACGTCATTAATAATACGGACAAAAGCGGGAGAGGAGCTCGTAAATGTTTCAAAGAAGGCAATAGAAACGAAAAAGCTGGATGATGCGGGAATAAAAAAGATAAAAAGATTTGCTTTTAATAAGAAGATGAGGAATTACGGCATGATACTGGACCAGATGGGAATTTGTTCTTCCTGCTTAACCAATCCGTATTCTTTTACATTGCAAACAATAAGGGGTGATTGA
- a CDS encoding PaREP1 family protein — translation MGTASIILPRQLSEKLSEKAEEMGYLPEELGVKLLSKSLNEELDPKGLVEHYQILSEKYLDEARELLKKGDLVQASEKFWGATALTIKMLAAKRGLKLEEHGSLWAFVNVLSIKSGDKDIIRFFNTANALYKNFYENEMPKEAVEVSAEDIEKLIEKLRRIS, via the coding sequence ATGGGGACTGCTTCTATCATATTGCCGCGCCAGCTTAGCGAGAAGCTAAGCGAAAAGGCAGAGGAGATGGGATATCTACCCGAGGAGTTAGGCGTTAAACTACTGAGCAAGAGTTTGAACGAGGAACTGGATCCCAAGGGGCTTGTAGAACACTACCAAATCTTGAGTGAGAAATACCTTGATGAGGCGAGGGAACTATTGAAGAAAGGAGATTTGGTGCAGGCATCGGAGAAGTTTTGGGGTGCAACGGCATTAACAATAAAAATGTTGGCGGCAAAGAGAGGTTTGAAGTTAGAGGAGCATGGTAGTTTGTGGGCTTTTGTAAATGTGCTTTCCATAAAGAGCGGAGATAAAGATATCATCAGGTTCTTTAATACCGCGAATGCTTTGTATAAAAACTTCTATGAGAATGAAATGCCTAAAGAGGCAGTAGAGGTATCAGCAGAGGATATTGAGAAGTTAATAGAAAAATTGAGGAGAATCTCGTGA